The Hyphomicrobium sp. 99 genome contains the following window.
AATTCGGCGGTGCCGTTGAGATTTGCGCCGTTCAACGTTCCGTCGAACGTCACGTCGGTCGCTGTCGGCGACCTCAGGCCGAGCCGGATCAACCCGGCGATCTTGCCGTCTTTCAGTCCCGTGAAGCGATCCTCGCCAAGCACCGTCACAAGACCGGCCTTGCTGACGAGATCGCGCATCGCCTCCGGCGTCGTCCCAACGAGATCGAACGCAAACGTGCCAGCCGGTCCGCCATCCCGCGTCTCGACGCGACCCTCGAGTTCGATCGAAAGTCCGCTCTCGGTGGTGAGCTTGGCGACCGGCAGCTTGATGTCCCGGCCTTCGATCGCGAACGAAACATCGACATCCCGATAGGCCGTGTCGCGGTCGGTCAGCCGGCTGGCGATGACACGCAGCCGAACATCTCCCGGCAAAACCGCGCGCGGATCTTCTGCGCCTTCGACTTTTTGAAGACCGAGCGAGCGGCGGAATTCGCTATTCAGGGCGGCCGCGATTTTCGGAAAAACTTCACGCGTGTCGAGGTCGGCGGCCTGCAGCGTCAAATCCGTTTGTTGCCTGTCGCCGCGCAGGATCTTGAGTTCACCGGCAAGCGCGCGGCCCGAGAGATCTCCAGAGGCGTCTGTCAAAGCAAAGTGCGTATCGTCGACTTCGAGCTTGCCCGCGGCCGAATAGGAACCGTCGGCGTCGAAATCAATCGGAACGCCGGATTTCTCCGCCCACGTTTTCAGCCGCCCAAAACTGCTGCCGCCGATGAAGGCATTGCCAGCGAAGCTGAACTTGCCCGCATTGTTCTTGAGGTCGCCTGCAAGATCGAGCCGCGATCCACCGGGCAGGCTGACCTTAAACGTGTTGAGGTGCGTGACATTGCCTTGACGGATCGCATCGAGCGACAGGCCGCCCGCGTTTTCGCCGCCAACTTTCACCTGTTCGAGATTGATCTTCGCCGTCGCGGTGCTGTCGCCTGCAACGGATTGCATCAACCCGCCAGTGAGTTGCTTGAGCTTTGCGAAAGAGGCGCTTCCCTGTCCCGCGCCCGCAAGCCTGTCGATGTCGAGCCATTTCGATTGCAGGGAAATGTCGAGCCGGGGCGACGCCGTCCACGTGGCAACAGCCGATCCCGTAATCGTTTGCGCGGCGGCCGCGTCATCGAGCGTTAGCGCGAGCTTCTCGAATTTTGCGCCCAGCGCGTCGGCCGTGACGTCCGATTTGAGATCGAGTAGCGGGGGGGCCTTGCCTCCGGGAGCGACCGTCTCGCTGCCCGGAATGGCAAGTTTCCCGGTCCACTTGCCTTTGAATATCGGCTTGTTGCTCAGATCGGAAACCCGCCCGTCCAGCATGTAGACGGTCGGAGAACTGTCGCCGCGTGCGGAAACTTTGAGCGCGAAGGTTCCGTCGGGCTCGGGAATATCGGTCGCGAATTTGACGTCGTGGTCGGCTCCCGCCCAGGAAACCAAACCTTTGAAACGGAACGGACCTTTGAGGCCATCGGCCGACAGCTCGCCATCGATGCCGTCCAGTGACGCTACGCGCTCAGCTGCTGCGTTGTAGATGGATATCGCGCCATCCGTGAGTCGCACCGAGCGAAGCGCAACATCATGCGGCACGAACGGCATATCGCCGGGCTTCAACTCGATATTGGTCCAATTCCCGCCGCCCTTATCGTCGGCCACAAGTGTCAGAACCGGTTTATCGAGCTCGATTTGACTGGCCTCCAATACGCCGCGCAGCAGCGCAGGTCCGGAAAGCCACATCGTGAAACTCTCTGCACGGACGAACGGCTCGCCCGTCTGCCCAGTCAAGTTGGCGATGCGAACCTTCTCGAAGCGGACGTAGGGAACCGGAAGCAGCTTCAGGTTGACGGAACCACCGACGCGGACGTCACGGCCAAGAACCTTCGACGCCTCCTCCTCGAAGACGCCACGATATCCGTTCCAGTCAACGAAATTTGGTACGGCAAAAAGCGCCGCAAGAACAACGACCAGTAGGCCGCCAAAATATAATAGCCCGTTGTTCATGAACGTCTCTTTGAGCCGCGCCCGAAACGCAAAGCACAGTGGCGGACATCATCGAAATAACGTCCCTGCCTTGTACACCTGTATGACACGGCAGCAGTTCACTCTGAA
Protein-coding sequences here:
- a CDS encoding AsmA family protein, with amino-acid sequence MNNGLLYFGGLLVVVLAALFAVPNFVDWNGYRGVFEEEASKVLGRDVRVGGSVNLKLLPVPYVRFEKVRIANLTGQTGEPFVRAESFTMWLSGPALLRGVLEASQIELDKPVLTLVADDKGGGNWTNIELKPGDMPFVPHDVALRSVRLTDGAISIYNAAAERVASLDGIDGELSADGLKGPFRFKGLVSWAGADHDVKFATDIPEPDGTFALKVSARGDSSPTVYMLDGRVSDLSNKPIFKGKWTGKLAIPGSETVAPGGKAPPLLDLKSDVTADALGAKFEKLALTLDDAAAAQTITGSAVATWTASPRLDISLQSKWLDIDRLAGAGQGSASFAKLKQLTGGLMQSVAGDSTATAKINLEQVKVGGENAGGLSLDAIRQGNVTHLNTFKVSLPGGSRLDLAGDLKNNAGKFSFAGNAFIGGSSFGRLKTWAEKSGVPIDFDADGSYSAAGKLEVDDTHFALTDASGDLSGRALAGELKILRGDRQQTDLTLQAADLDTREVFPKIAAALNSEFRRSLGLQKVEGAEDPRAVLPGDVRLRVIASRLTDRDTAYRDVDVSFAIEGRDIKLPVAKLTTESGLSIELEGRVETRDGGPAGTFAFDLVGTTPEAMRDLVSKAGLVTVLGEDRFTGLKDGKIAGLIRLGLRSPTATDVTFDGTLNGANLNGTAEFDGGLEGWRSRPSRIRTSLDAPTLSSLLTTLGRGAVTSHAVSTEQPAQAARASLVTAGVFGADAEARADIASPDFNMSFTGHTRWPENAELALNGTLDFKAAQFTDALAIAGVSLPSGSEDVAAHGSLHIGRNGNDWTVAAHDFSLGTSTLAGNLTVTPKAEAVQVAGNIDADRVAFQSLLAAITDARPEQPTAAGSDVDNDAAADVQPIWPEGLFNFAALGSTNATLKIAFKTLDLSGGLATHDGKLTLTLAPGKLVVSDLNATAAGGQLTGNVGFEKASNGVAFTSTLKLEQAKLAAVSATGKGTATIDLKAEARAQSPAGLVAVMSGDGTAKFADAEIPGPSTATVAQIVDDVLGGKLQNEQRAISTALAGALNSSKLAIGNREFAVSIADGSIKLDKFVLDGPDGRVEGNVTADLAMLDMNAAFQLTSNVRPLPPPAIPIANWAPPAPKGPLPAILVLYDGPLDNLGGLTIKADVATLQRELVVRQMERNVEELEQSRRVDEERIRLEKERRKKLAAERAAAIAAAKKKEIERLTPGAETAPQPQPDASPAPPVPPQPPATEGSASTNAPAAQQAEPQGATKPADAPGNTVLTPKITVEPLSQESVPGGEPNAATGAVVIDPETGLPVPKPEPAVRPSSGRSTGVQRQQPRRTSSDEVMKSLGGFQ